Part of the Niallia alba genome is shown below.
ATAGGTAGAAAATTTCACATCATAGCTTAAATCAAATTTATCAACTGATTTTAATAGACCGATACATCCAATTTGAAATAAATCATCTGGATCATATCCTCTATTTAGAAATCTTTGCACTACTGACCAAACAAGACGCATATTTTTCTGAACGATAGTATCTCTTGCTGATTGATCTCCATCTTGGCTTCGTTTTATTAAGTCCTTGACTTCATGGTCTTTTAGATACGTTTCCTTCTTGTCTTTCTTTACCTCCACATCCATAGACGATTCTCCTTAATTGCTTAGCATTTTGCTATTCATTAAATGCTTACGCAGACGAATCTCTGTTCCGCTATCTGGACTTGACTGAATTTCGATTTCATCCATAAAGTTTTCCATGATGGTAAATCCCATACCAGATCGTTCAAGTTCTGGCTTTGTCGTAAATAATGGCTGTCTTGCTTCTTCTACATCGAAAATTCCTTTCCCTTCATCCCTGATGGTTAAATCAATAAATGAATCTTCTAATATAACAGAAATATAAACAATTCCACTCGGATCATTTTCATAACCGTGTATGATACAATTTGTTACTGCTTCTGATACTACTGTTTTAATTTCTGTTAATTCATCCATTGTTGGATCAAGCTGTGCAATAAAAGCTGCTACCGTTACACGTGCAAATGATTCATTCTGGCTAAGTGCGCTAAATTGAATATGCATTTCGTTTCTCATCTTAAGCTACCCCCAATCGTTGTAGGGCAAATTCTTCATTTGTTTCCAGCTTCATAATTTTAAACATGCCAGACATATCAAATAAACGCTGTACACTAGGGGAAATAGCACAAATAACCATTTCTCCTCCAAGCTGTTTTATTTGTTTATATCTTCCCAAAATAACTCCTAAGCCAGAACTATCCATAAAGGATAAATGTTCAAGATTTAACACGATATGACGAATATTATAGCTCTCTATGGCAGTGGTTGCTTTTGTACGCAACTCTTCTGCATAGTGATGATCCAGTTCCCCAGATAAGCGTATACAAAGTACATTGTTTTTTACTTCCAACTCAATATTAAGACTCACTAGAATAGCCTCCTTATTTGGTTTAAAGAAACTATTCTAGATTTTGATGACATTTCCTTCTCCACAGACAAAACTAGTGTTCATTCGCTAAAAACAGAAGGAATATTAACGGATTCGACAAAATGAAAAAATACTATTCGGTTTTTGTGAACATACCTGCAGAACGTTTAAATAATGTCCACCATTTAGCTGATTTCACTTCTTTTTGTGCAACTAATGGACTTGTAACAAGCGTTTTTCCATCTTGCTTATACGTAATTTCTCCAATTTCCTGACCTTTTTCAATTGGAGCTTTTAAATTTTTATTCATGGTGATTTCTTTTTCTAATTTATCAATTTGCTCCCCTTTTTTTGTGAGGATAGAAATTGGTTCGCTTGTGACTGCAGTCACTTCTTTTTCTGAACCTTTACTTACCTTTACTTTGCCAATTGCTTCTTCTCGCTTATGCAATGGATGTGTTTCATATTGACTAAATGCATAATCAAGTAATTTCGTTACCTGAGCATTTCTTTCTTTCGATGTTGGCGCACCGAAAACAACTGCAATCACCCTCATTCCATTTTTCATAGCAGTTGCTGTCAAACAGTATTTCGCTTCTGCTGTAAATCCAGTTTTTAATCCATCTACTCCTGGATAAAACTTAACTAGACGGTTTGTATTTACAAGCCAAAACTTTTTATCCGTATCTTCTCTTAAATAATCTTCATACGTACCAGTAAATTTCGTTATATCTTCATACTTCAATAGTTCCTTTGCCATTAAAGCCATATCTTTTGCTGAACTGTAATGATCGACTACTGGTAATCCTGTTACATTTTGAAATTTAGTACTTTTCAAACCTAATTCTTGTGCTTTTTTATTCATTAAATTCACAAATTCTTCTTCAGAACCTGCTAATCTTTCTGCAACCGCGACAGCTGCATCATTTCCTGAACCGATAGCAATTCCTTTTAACATTTCCTCTGTCGTCATTTCCTCTCCAGGTTCTAGGAAAATTTGTGAGCCTCCCATAGAAGCTGCATGCTCACTTGTACGTATTTTTTCATCTAACTTTAATTTGCCTTGATCAATAGCTTCCATAATAAGAAGCATAGTCATAATTTTTGTCATACTTGCTGGTGGAAGCTGTTCCTCACTATTTTTTTCATACATAATAGTTCCTGTATCTCGATCAATTAAAATGGCTGATTTTACATTATCAACTAATTCTTGTTTTTTCTCAGCAGCTAATGTGCTTGGCGCCAAAATTGATGTTATAAAACAGGTAATGATTAACATTGATATGATGCGTTTCATCTATTGACCCTCCATTCTATATAGCCTCCATTTTTTCCAAAAAAGACAAGTTTATACAGCCAATGTGGAATATTCATAAAATAATTTGAATAGCTCTATACGAGTAAGAAAAGAAACATATCCTGTATGAATAGTTAGGCTTGTATTTACGGGTAGGTTATAATGAATAAAGTGAAACTTCCATCAGTGGGGGTTTTCCTTCATCCCCCACTGATGGTTAGTTGAACCAATCGGACCTTTACGGACAGTAAGGGTGGGATAAAGGTAAAAGGAGGTTATATTTTGATTCATTTAAAAACACCAGAGCAAATTGAAAAAATGAAAAAAGCAGGAGAAATCCTTGCAGATTGTCATAAGGAAATTAGAAAATTAATTAAACCTGGCATTACTACTGAAGAAATCGATATATTTGTGGAAAACTTCATGTTACAGAGAGGGGCTACACCTGAACAGAAAGGTTATCATGGATACCCTTTTGCTACTTGCGCATCTGTTAATGATGTCATCTGTCACGGTTTCCCTTCCAAAACGCCTTTAAAAGATGGCGATATTGTTACAATAGATATGGTAGTTAACTTAGATGGATGGCTCGCTGATTCTGCTTGGTCATACTCAGTAGGCAATGTCTCAGAAGATGCGAAAAACCTATTAAAAACGACAGAAGAAGCATTATACATAGGCATAGAACAAGCAGTAATCGGAAACCGAGTTGGGGATATCTCGCATGCTATTCAAACATATGCGGAAGCAAAAGGCTATGGGGTCGTCCGTGATTTTGTAGGTCATGCAATTGGGAGAGAAATGCACGAGTTGCCGCAGATTCCTCACTACGGCCCTCCTCACGTAGGTACTCAACTTAAAGAAGGCATGGTTATCACCATTGAACCGATGTTGAATATCGGTATGTATCATGCAAAAGTAGACTTAGATGGATGGACAGCACGTACTGTTGATGGAAGTCTGTCTGCACAATACGAGCATACTTTGGCCATTACTAAAAATGGACCAATTATTTTAACAAAACAATAAACTAAACACACACCCAATGGCTTCCATTTTGCCATTGGGTCTCTTTTTAGACAAACGTGCCCCTCCCTTTTAATTTTTCTAGAAAAAAATGAACTTTTTAAACGCTATAATACTCTTATAAACAAGCTCTGTTGGAACAGTAAAATCAAGAATTCACAATGGATTAAACCTAATAAAGAGGGTGTATGGGAGGAAAGAAGAATGAATCCTATTGAACAAAAACTATTTGAAGAAAAAAAGAAGTTAGCAGAAATAACCGCGCCTTCCGAGATAGAACAAAGACTAACGAAAGCACTTTATACTATACGCACTAAACCTTTTCCTTTTAAGCGATGGTTCCCATTATCCGCTGCTATTATTTTATTGATTTTTATTACTTATCAATCAAGTACATTTGCTTATTATGGTAAAAAACTATTAGGATTTGATAC
Proteins encoded:
- the spoIIAB gene encoding anti-sigma F factor, giving the protein MRNEMHIQFSALSQNESFARVTVAAFIAQLDPTMDELTEIKTVVSEAVTNCIIHGYENDPSGIVYISVILEDSFIDLTIRDEGKGIFDVEEARQPLFTTKPELERSGMGFTIMENFMDEIEIQSSPDSGTEIRLRKHLMNSKMLSN
- the spoIIAA gene encoding anti-sigma F factor antagonist — translated: MSLNIELEVKNNVLCIRLSGELDHHYAEELRTKATTAIESYNIRHIVLNLEHLSFMDSSGLGVILGRYKQIKQLGGEMVICAISPSVQRLFDMSGMFKIMKLETNEEFALQRLGVA
- a CDS encoding D-alanyl-D-alanine carboxypeptidase family protein → MKRIISMLIITCFITSILAPSTLAAEKKQELVDNVKSAILIDRDTGTIMYEKNSEEQLPPASMTKIMTMLLIMEAIDQGKLKLDEKIRTSEHAASMGGSQIFLEPGEEMTTEEMLKGIAIGSGNDAAVAVAERLAGSEEEFVNLMNKKAQELGLKSTKFQNVTGLPVVDHYSSAKDMALMAKELLKYEDITKFTGTYEDYLREDTDKKFWLVNTNRLVKFYPGVDGLKTGFTAEAKYCLTATAMKNGMRVIAVVFGAPTSKERNAQVTKLLDYAFSQYETHPLHKREEAIGKVKVSKGSEKEVTAVTSEPISILTKKGEQIDKLEKEITMNKNLKAPIEKGQEIGEITYKQDGKTLVTSPLVAQKEVKSAKWWTLFKRSAGMFTKTE
- the map gene encoding type I methionyl aminopeptidase; translated protein: MIHLKTPEQIEKMKKAGEILADCHKEIRKLIKPGITTEEIDIFVENFMLQRGATPEQKGYHGYPFATCASVNDVICHGFPSKTPLKDGDIVTIDMVVNLDGWLADSAWSYSVGNVSEDAKNLLKTTEEALYIGIEQAVIGNRVGDISHAIQTYAEAKGYGVVRDFVGHAIGREMHELPQIPHYGPPHVGTQLKEGMVITIEPMLNIGMYHAKVDLDGWTARTVDGSLSAQYEHTLAITKNGPIILTKQ